TGAGGCTGGCGAGCAGGGCGGCGGCGAGTAAGGCGGTGGCGGTGCGGCGCATGGTGTCCCCCAGGTTCGGTGTAGTGGTGGGCATGATGCGCAGATGTGGGGACCGTGTGAAGTTGGAGTGTTCAGGTTGTGGCATAGAGGGGCCCCGCAATGACGGGGGAACGTGGCGGGGCCCGGACTTCAGTGTGTCAGCGCTCGTCCGTCGGTGCGCCTGGAACACGCGGGGTGCGTGGAGTGAGGCCCCGCCGCGACGGGGGCGCAGCGGGGCCTGGATCAGCGGCGGTTCAGCCGATGCCCCACTGGCCGGTCTGGTCCGAGAAGCCGGAGTCCATGGCGAACTGCACCTGCGTCACCTTCGAGCTAGTCGGGGCCTCGAACACGATCCAGCCGAGTGCCTTCCCGCCAGGGGTCAGCTTGACGCTGGACGACATGGACGGGCCGGCCGTGATGTCCCCGAACGTGGACTGGAACTGCTGTCCCTCGGCGTCGGCGACCTGAGCCCCGTTGGAGGGGCTGTCGTTGTACGCCTTGGTGCCGGAGTTGACGAGCTTGAACTGGACGCCGATCCAGCGCTTACCGGACTCCGGGGTCATGAAGTCGTCGCTGCTCTTGGCGGGGTCGACGACCTTGACGACGGTGACGTCGAGCTGACTACCGTCTTCCATGCCCTTGAGGGTGATGGTGTCGCCGGTCTTGGCGTCCTTCTTTGCGGCTTCCTTGGCCGGCTTCTCGGCCGGCTTCTTGGCGGGCTTGTCGTCCGCCTTGATGTCGCTCTTCTTGTTCGGAGTGGTGGTGACCTCGGAGCCGCTGTTGCATGCGGCGGTGAGGGGGAGGAGGCCCGCGAGGAGCAGGGCTGCAACGGTCTTGGCGGCGCGGTTCATTGGCAAGGGTGCCCTTTCTGTGAGCGACATGTGTGTGACCTGTGAAGGAGGCGGATGGTTGTACACCGCCGCTACTTTTTCTTTGGCGCGCACGGGACCGGCTTCTCCTGACCGGGTAGTAGCCGCCGCGACTGGCCTTGCACTCGGTGGCGTGCTCGGTGTCTTCTGCTGCGCACGGGTTCATGGGTTGGTCAGCGGCCCCAGCAATTCGCGAGGACCGCAGTGACCAAGAACGTGTTGTCCTGGTGGTGGTGGACGACGTGCACTAGGCGCAGATGGTCCGGGTCGACGGTGACCCCGGTCTCTTCGCGCAGCTCCCGTGCGGCGCCCAAGCGCAGGGGCTCCCCTGATCGAGCTTGCCCGACGGCAGGTGCCAACGGCCGTAGCCGTAGGGGCCGCCGCGTTGGGAGAAGAGCAGCTTGTCGCCGTCGCGGAGGATGACATGGGTGTCGATCAGGGGTTTTGCGACTTTCGGGTTCATGTTTCCTTGGGGGGTTGTTGAGGTCGGGGAAAGTGCCGACGCTGCTGGCGGCTCGGGGGTGCGCGTCGGCGATTGCGGATGCGACGTCCGATGGGGTGGCATCGCTTTCGCCGGTGATCAGCCGAGGCCACAGAAGTAGGCCGCGCTACGCGGCCGGAACGGATTCGAGGTGCTCGATCGCGCGGTTGCGGTTGTAGACCATCGCGTTGATGGCGAGGGCTTGGAGGCCGAGAAGGGCTAGGCGTTGATCACGTTCTTGGACTCGGCGCGGTGGCGCCCCTTGGGGAGAGCCGTCTTGGCCGTCAGTCCTCGCGACTGCCACGCGTTGTCACGAAGCTTGAACAGAGCCCAGTAGCGGGTGGGGCACAGCAGCACGATGTTCATAAACACGGACGACGGGGTTCCGACAAGCCACGAGCGCCACCGCTGGCGTGTGGTCATGTCCGGCCGCATGAGTACGTACAGACCTGACTGGCCGTATCGGACTACGAGGTACACCGCGAGGTACACCAGGGCCACGCCGGGGTTGTGGTATCGGCCGCCCAGGGTCATCACCGTCATCACGACAGTCCAGGCCAGCATCACAGGGGTGATGACGAGCTGGAGCAGACCGAAGGTCGGCGAGATGAGCTGCTTGAGGGACAGCCGCGAGTACACGAACGGCAGCATCCACCACCATGACCGGGCCCAGCGCAGACGCTGGCGGTAGGTCTTCTTCAGCGTGGTGGGCATGTCAGTGACCACGCCGGCCTCATTGACGGCCACGACCTCACCGCGCATGAGGGCCCTCAGCGCCAGCCAGCGATCGTCCCCGGTTCCGCACTCCACCTCGTAAGCGTCCAGGTGGTCGTAGAGCAGCTCTGCCCTGTACAGGGCCAAGGCGCCCGACGTGGTCTCCAGTGCTCCGAGCATGGAGCGCGAGGAGCGCATCATCACGCACGAGGTGCCGATGTCGATGTCCGCAGCCCTGGAGACCCAGGTCTCCTCGAAGTTGCGGATGTAGATCATCCCAGTGGTGGCCTGAATCCGCGGGTTGCTCATGGCCCGGAGCTGCTGCTCCAGAGCATCCGGGAAGGGCTCGCCGTCTGAGTCGATGGTGAGGACGAAGTCGAAGTGCTTGCCCTGCGCCTGGAGGTGACGCAGTACCGTGACCTGGGCCCCGCGCTTGCCCTTGTTCTCCTGCCGGTGCCAGAAGACCTGGGGGTGGTCGAAGGGCTCCACGGGGTGTTGCTGCGAGCCGTCGTCGATCACATGGATCTCATCGAGGGGATGCGTCTGGGCCAGCAGCGACCACACGGTGCGGTGCAGTTTGTCCGTGGGCTCTTCGAAGGCCGGGATGATGGCTACCGTGCGGCCGCGAGCCACGGGCAGGTGTGTGAAGGACCGGCCCTTCAGGAACGAGACCAGGCAGAGCACGATCACCATCATGCCCAGCCACCAGTAGAACGTCAGGATCGGGCTCTTCGACTGGAGGTGGACCACCACGGTGGCAGCGGCCAGAGCCGCTACCACCACAGCAGTCACCACGGTGAATCTCGCCCGTGATGAAGTGCTCAAGCGGTCACCCGCTTAGTCCGGGTCGCCAGGCGGAAGACCGCCACGCCGCTGATCACGAGGAGCATGGCTCCCAATACGATCCACCCCAGCGCC
The DNA window shown above is from Streptomyces sp. NBC_01445 and carries:
- a CDS encoding DUF4352 domain-containing protein; amino-acid sequence: MNRAAKTVAALLLAGLLPLTAACNSGSEVTTTPNKKSDIKADDKPAKKPAEKPAKEAAKKDAKTGDTITLKGMEDGSQLDVTVVKVVDPAKSSDDFMTPESGKRWIGVQFKLVNSGTKAYNDSPSNGAQVADAEGQQFQSTFGDITAGPSMSSSVKLTPGGKALGWIVFEAPTSSKVTQVQFAMDSGFSDQTGQWGIG
- a CDS encoding glycosyltransferase family 2 protein, which codes for MTAVVVAALAAATVVVHLQSKSPILTFYWWLGMMVIVLCLVSFLKGRSFTHLPVARGRTVAIIPAFEEPTDKLHRTVWSLLAQTHPLDEIHVIDDGSQQHPVEPFDHPQVFWHRQENKGKRGAQVTVLRHLQAQGKHFDFVLTIDSDGEPFPDALEQQLRAMSNPRIQATTGMIYIRNFEETWVSRAADIDIGTSCVMMRSSRSMLGALETTSGALALYRAELLYDHLDAYEVECGTGDDRWLALRALMRGEVVAVNEAGVVTDMPTTLKKTYRQRLRWARSWWWMLPFVYSRLSLKQLISPTFGLLQLVITPVMLAWTVVMTVMTLGGRYHNPGVALVYLAVYLVVRYGQSGLYVLMRPDMTTRQRWRSWLVGTPSSVFMNIVLLCPTRYWALFKLRDNAWQSRGLTAKTALPKGRHRAESKNVINA